CCATGAGCTGCCTCATATTCATAGAAACCTTCTGGTGAAACAAGTACTGAAGTCATCATAGCTAGTGAACCAAAAGCTGTAGCAACCATGTCACTCATTACATCTCCATCATAGTTCTTACATGCCCATATAAAGCCACCTTCTGATTTAACTACTCTTGCTACTGCATCATCTATAAGTGTATAGAAGAATTCTATACCAGCCTCATCAAATTTAGTTTTATATTCCTCTTCAAATATATCTTCAAATATATCCTTAAAAGTATGATCGTATTTTTTAGATATTGTATCCTTTGATGCAAACCATAAATCTTCTTTTCTATCTAATGCAAAGTTAAAACATGCTCTTGCAAAGCTTTCTATAGATTTATTAGTATTATGCATTCCTTGAAGAACTCCTGGTCCATCAAAAGTATGGATAACTTGCTTTTCTACTTCTCCATTTTCTGAAGTAAATACTAATTCAGCTGTACCTTTGCCTTCAACCTTTATTTCAACATTTTTATAAACATCACCATAAGCATGTCTTGCTATAGTTATAGGCTTTTTCCAAGTTCTAACGAAAGGTTCAATAGAATCTACTATTATAGGACTTCTGAATACTGTCCCATCTAATATAGCCCTAATAGTTCCATTTGGACTCTTCCACATTTCTTTTAAGTTATATTCCTTAACTCTTGCAGCATTTGGAGTTATAGTTGCGCATTTTACTCCAACACCATACTTTTTAATAGCCTCAGATGCTTCAGTTGTAACTTTGTCATCTGTTTCATTTCTATATTCTAAGCCCAAATCATAATACTCTGTTTTTAAATCTATAAATGGAAGTAATAATTCATCTTTAATCATCTTCCATATTATTCTTGTCATTTCGTCTCCATCCATTTCAACCAATGGAGTTTTCATTGCTATTTTCACCATTTGTATAGTCCCCCAATTCTTTGTATTATGCATTAATTTTTACGTAGTTTAATCTTCCACCTGCATTTATTACTTCTATTTCTTTTTCAGTTAATTCTACATTTACCTTGAATGTATAATTTCCTGTTTTATTTGTAACTTCTAATACTCCAGAATTAAGAGCTTCTTTAATATCAGAAATAACTAACTCGTCAAAATGATTTATCTTATCATAATCTTCTTCATTTGCAAAAGTCATAGGTACTATTCCATTATTAATTAGATTAGCCTTATGAATTCTTGCAAAACTCTTAGCTATAACTCCTTTAACTCCTAAATAAAGTGGTGCAAGTGCAGCATGCTCTCTTGATGAACCTTGACCGTAGTTACCCCCTCCAACTATAAATCCACCGTTATTTTCCTTTGCATACTTAGGGAAGTTTTCATCTACTGTATTGAAACAGTAGTCTGCTAAGTAAGGAATATTAGATCTATATGGTAGTAATTTTGAATTTGATGGCATAATATGGTCAGTTGTAATATTGTCTCCAACCTTCAATATAGCTTTTCCTTCTAAAGAATCTCCAAGTGGATTATTAACTGGGAATGGCTTTATATTAGGGCCTCTCTTTATTTCAACCTTGCTCCCATCTACTGCTGGAGCTATTATCATACTATCATCAATTAAGAATCTTTCTGGTAGTTCTACCTTTATATCAATATCCAATTCAGTTGGATCAGTTAAATATCCATTTATAGCTGATACAGCTGCTGTTTCTGGTGATACTAAATAAACTTTTGCTGATAGAGTTCCACTTCTTCCATAGAAATTTCTATTGAAAGTTCTTAAGGAAACTGCATCAGTTCCTGGTGCTTGACCCATACCTATACAAGGTCCACAAGAATTTTCAAGTATTCTAGCTCCTGCACTTATAATATCTGCAAGTGCTCCATTTCTAGATAGCATCTCCATAACCTGTCTTGATCCTGGTGCGATTACTAAGCTTACTTCTGGATGTACTTTTTTACCTTTAAGAATCTTAGATACTTTCATTAAATCCTCATAAGATGAATTAGTACAGCTTCCTATTGCAACTTGATCAACTTTTATTTTTCCGATTGTTTTAATTTCTTCAACATTGTCTGGTGAATGTGGCTTAGCCGCAAGTGGCTTAAGCTCTGATAAATCTATTGTAATTTCTTCATCATATATTGCATCTGCATCTGGTTTAAATTCTATCCAATCTTCTTCTCTTCCTTGAGCTTTAAAATACTCAAGAGTTCTTTCATCACTTGGGAATATTGAAGTTGTAGCTCCAAGTTCTGCTCCCATGTTTGTTATAGTTGCTCTTTCTGGAACTGAAAGAGTTTTAACTCCTTCTCCTGCATATTCAAATACTCTTCCAACTCCACCTTTTACTGTAAGTTGTCTTAATACTTCAAGAATTATATCCTTTGCCGCTACCATTGGGTTTAGTTTTCCTACAAGATTAATCTTGCAGACTTTAGGTGTATTAATATAATAAGCTCCTCCACCCATTGCTAAAGCAACATCTAATCCACCTGCTCCCATAGCAAGCATTCCAACTCCACCTGCTGTAGGTGTATGTGAATCTGAACCTGTTAAGGTTTCACCTGGAGTTGAGAATCTTTCTAAGAATACTTGGTGACATATTCCGTTTCCTGGTTTTGAAAAATACACTCCATATTTGGATGCTACTGTTTGAATAAATGCATGGTCATCAGCATTTTCAAAGCCTTGTTGTAGCATATTATGATCAATAAAAGCAACACTTCTTTTAGTTTTTACTCTATCTATACCCATAGCTTCTAATTGAAGATATGCCATTGTACCTGTTGAATCTTGAGTAAGGGTTTGGTCTATTTTAATACCTATTGGTTCTCCTACTACAAGTTCTCCTTCTACTAAATGTGATTTTAATATTTTATATACTAAATTTTCGCCCATCTTTCTTCCCCCTTGCTTATTGCTTATTTATTCTCTTATAATCTCTATAGAGCTGAACTATTTCTTTATCAAAAAGGCTTCTCTTAAGGTTAACAGAAACTTCTCTAACTTTAGCCAAAAGCCAATCTGCTGCCTGACTATCTAGTTCTTCCCCATACTCTTTAAACTTATTTACTATGCTTGCTCTTCCGGAATGTTTACCTATAACTAACTGTCTTTGAAGTCCAACTTCATCTGGTGAAAAAGCCTCATAGTTTTTAGGATTTTTTATTGCCCCATCTGCATGAATTCCTGATTCATGAGCAAACATATTTGTACCAACTATAGCTTTCCATATAGGAAGATCTCTTCCTGATGCTCTAGATACATATTCAGATAATTCTCTAAACATCTTTGTATCTGCATTAACTTCATATCCATAAACGTGTTTAAGAGCCATTAAAACTTCTTCTAGTGCTGCATTTCCTGCTCTTTCCCCTAATCCATTTACAGTTACTCCAACGTGAGTTGCTCCCCCTAAGATTCCTGCAATAGCATTTGCTGTAGCCATACCAAAATCATTATGAGTATGCATTTCTATATCAAAATTTGTATTATCTCTTAAATCTTTAATGATACTATTAATTTTAAATGGTTCCATTATTCCAACAGTATCACAATATCTAAATCTATCGGCACCTGCCTTTTTAGCTTCTGTTATAAACTGTACAAGGAAATCCCTATCAGCTCTTGAAGAGTCTTCTCCATTAACAGATATATATACTCCATTTTTCTTAGCAAACTCTACTGCTTTTACCATACTTTCTAAAACCCATTCTCTTGAGGTTTTAAGCTTATGCTCAATATGGATATCTGATACTGATATAGAAATTGCAACAGCATCAACGCCACAATCAATAGATTGCTCAATATCTGAAATTACGGCTCTATTCCACGCCATTATTGAAGCTTTTAAGCCTCTCTTTGCGATAGTTTTTATAGCAGCTTTTTCATCTCCACCCATAGTAGGAATTCCGACTTCAAGCTGATCTACACCTAATTCATCAAGTAATTCTGCTATAGCTACCTTTTCATGATTCGAAAAAACTACACCTGCAGTTTGCTCTCCATCACGTAAAGTAGTATCTACAATAGTAATCTCTTTACCTGTTTTTAAATCTTTAATAGACATTCTGATCCCCCTTTTTACTTTTTCTAAACCCCAATTTACACTCTTTGTCAAATTGTCATCACTTATGCAATAGATAAGCCTTCACAATTCAATATACTCAATTTTATCACAACAAAAAAATAATAACAAGATTTTTTATACACCTTTGTATTCTTGTGTTTTCAAGCTTTAAGGCCTAAATTCCTTTGAAATTCCCTATTCCTAGCATTTTTCACTTTTTGCAAGTTCAAAAAAATTTCTTTCACCTTCTTTGTAACAGCACGCTACAAAAAACATCATTTTTAAACATGTTTTTATATTATAAGGTAATAAATTATTATATTTTTCACTGAAAATTAAAAAAGAAAACCTTCCTAATAAATTAGGAAGGTTTTAAAAGTATTATACACACTTATAGTTCTTATTATGTTTTTCTGTATGAGTGATTCTATCTTCTCTCTCTTGGTATTTTCCTGGACCAAATCTTTCATCTAAACTTAAATATCCAGTTACTCTTGATACACCTTGAATATCTGTGCTTCCACAACTTGTGCATTTACTCTCATTGCTGTGAAGATATGTTCCACAAGTTCTACAATATCTTATGTGGAAGTTTATTCCTAGGTAACTTATATTAGTATTCTTATAAGCATAATTAAGAATATCCATTATAGCCTCTCCAGTTGGGCAGTCATCTACTTCAAGATAACTTATATGTCCAGCATTACAAAGCTTATGATAAGGAGCTTCTATTTCAATTTTAGTTTTTATAGATAAAGGTTGACTTACTGGTACATGATAACTATTTGTATAGTACTCTTTATCAGTTACACCATTTAATTTACCAAACATCTTTTGATCTTGTTTAATAAACTTACCGCTAAGTCCTTCTGCTGGTGTAGCGTAACAACTCCAGTTTAATTTAGTTTCTTCTATAAATCTATCACATTTATTTCTTAAATGAGTTACTATTTTAACTCCTAATTCTCTAGCTTCTTCACTTTCACCGTGATGTTTACCAGTTAATGCAACTAGTGTTTCAGCTAATCCTATAAATCCTATACCCCATGTACCTTGCTTTAATATAGGTTCAATGGAATCATTTTGATCTAACCCTTCTGCACCTTTCATTAGATGTTGTCCAGCAACAAAAGGTAAATCCTTAACTCTTAATTGTTTTAATATACCATATCTATGAAGTAATGATTCTTTTGCTAGTTCTATTCTTGAGTCAAAAATCTCAAAGAATTTATTAATATCGCCTTTTGCAAGGATACCTATTCTTGGTAAGTTGATTGTAGTTGGTGCAATATTTCCTCTTCCCTTACAACCAGGTTCCCCGTTTACATTTTTCATTAGGTATGTTCTACATCCCATTGTCGCTGGCATGTATCCTTGATCATAGTATTCTTTATTAAAATCAGCATCTATATTCATAAATGTCGGATTCATTCTCTTTGCAGCAACCCTGCAAGCTAATTTATATAAATAATGGTATGGATCATTTGGTTCTCTATTTACCCCTTCTTTAACTCTAAAAATTATGTTAGGGAATATAGGTTGTTCTCCTCTACCAAGTCCTTTTTCATATTCTAGTAAGAAGGCTTCACATACTAATGCAGCTTCCTTCGAATGAGGAATTCCTAAGTTTATAGAAGAAAATGGTACTTGTGATCCTGCTCTTGAATGCATTGTATTAAGATTGTAAACTACTCCTTGCATTGCTTGATGAACTCTTTCAACAAGTTTTCTCTCTATAGTCTCTTCTAACTTTTCTCCTTCTAATCCATATGATACAAGTTCATTTCTAATTTCCTCTCTTGTTGGCTCAATGAATATAGCCATATCATTATCAAAGTCTGGATGAGATTGTCCACCAAACATATCATTTTGAGTAGATTGTAATAATATACAAGAAAGTTCTGCTGCAGTTTCAATTCTTCTAGGCATATTAATAGTTCCATACCCAGTGTTGAAACCCTTTTCAAGCATTTCTTTTGTAGGAATATGTAGACAATTTGTTGTCAAGTTGTATGAGTCTAAATCATGGTAATATACATCTCCATTTTCATGAGCTTTTGCTAGATGTTTAGGCATTGATGCTAAGTTGTGCCATTTGTTTGACTCAGATGCAATTCTTAATAGCTTTGAAGAAAAATTATTTCCTACATTAGCATTATCTCTATCTGTCTCTACACCTATTTTTTTAATCGCAGTCATTAAATCTGATTTTATTTCTCTAACCTTTGTTCTTTCATCTCTGTAAGCAGAATAATTACCTGCAATTTCATTTAATCCACTATCTTTTAGTGCTCTAACCACAAGATTTTGGATTTCCTCTACTGTAACTCTCTCTTGTTCTGACATTTCTATGTAGGTTATAACCTTCTGTACTAAGTCAATAACTTGACCTTCTCTTAAGTGACTCCCAGCTTCCTCTGCCGCGCGTTTAATGGCATTAGAAATTTTCTCTGAGTTAAATTTTGTTTCTCTACCGTCTCTTTTCACAACATCTAGCATGTCGCATACCTCCATAACACCATATATTGTACTTTGATTATTATATATTAGGAAAATTTTATTATCAATCTTCAAATTTCTCCTTTAAAGGTTATAGCATTTAATATATCCTTTTTACTCCTATTTTTAAGTTTTTTTAAAGGTTTTTGACCTTTGACTTTTATAGAAAAGTTTCAACCTCTTAAAAACTTAATAGAAATCAGTAATTTATCCATTACTATTCTTAATATAATT
This sequence is a window from Clostridium sp. 'White wine YQ'. Protein-coding genes within it:
- a CDS encoding NADP-dependent isocitrate dehydrogenase; amino-acid sequence: MVKIAMKTPLVEMDGDEMTRIIWKMIKDELLLPFIDLKTEYYDLGLEYRNETDDKVTTEASEAIKKYGVGVKCATITPNAARVKEYNLKEMWKSPNGTIRAILDGTVFRSPIIVDSIEPFVRTWKKPITIARHAYGDVYKNVEIKVEGKGTAELVFTSENGEVEKQVIHTFDGPGVLQGMHNTNKSIESFARACFNFALDRKEDLWFASKDTISKKYDHTFKDIFEDIFEEEYKTKFDEAGIEFFYTLIDDAVARVVKSEGGFIWACKNYDGDVMSDMVATAFGSLAMMTSVLVSPEGFYEYEAAHGTVQRHYYNHLKGKETSTNSMATLFAWTGALRKRGELDNIPELITFADKLEKASIQTIEEGVMTKDLASLSSIKDIKVVNTEDFIKEIRTRLEAAL
- a CDS encoding aconitate hydratase, with the translated sequence MGENLVYKILKSHLVEGELVVGEPIGIKIDQTLTQDSTGTMAYLQLEAMGIDRVKTKRSVAFIDHNMLQQGFENADDHAFIQTVASKYGVYFSKPGNGICHQVFLERFSTPGETLTGSDSHTPTAGGVGMLAMGAGGLDVALAMGGGAYYINTPKVCKINLVGKLNPMVAAKDIILEVLRQLTVKGGVGRVFEYAGEGVKTLSVPERATITNMGAELGATTSIFPSDERTLEYFKAQGREEDWIEFKPDADAIYDEEITIDLSELKPLAAKPHSPDNVEEIKTIGKIKVDQVAIGSCTNSSYEDLMKVSKILKGKKVHPEVSLVIAPGSRQVMEMLSRNGALADIISAGARILENSCGPCIGMGQAPGTDAVSLRTFNRNFYGRSGTLSAKVYLVSPETAAVSAINGYLTDPTELDIDIKVELPERFLIDDSMIIAPAVDGSKVEIKRGPNIKPFPVNNPLGDSLEGKAILKVGDNITTDHIMPSNSKLLPYRSNIPYLADYCFNTVDENFPKYAKENNGGFIVGGGNYGQGSSREHAALAPLYLGVKGVIAKSFARIHKANLINNGIVPMTFANEEDYDKINHFDELVISDIKEALNSGVLEVTNKTGNYTFKVNVELTEKEIEVINAGGRLNYVKINA
- the nifV gene encoding homocitrate synthase, coding for MSIKDLKTGKEITIVDTTLRDGEQTAGVVFSNHEKVAIAELLDELGVDQLEVGIPTMGGDEKAAIKTIAKRGLKASIMAWNRAVISDIEQSIDCGVDAVAISISVSDIHIEHKLKTSREWVLESMVKAVEFAKKNGVYISVNGEDSSRADRDFLVQFITEAKKAGADRFRYCDTVGIMEPFKINSIIKDLRDNTNFDIEMHTHNDFGMATANAIAGILGGATHVGVTVNGLGERAGNAALEEVLMALKHVYGYEVNADTKMFRELSEYVSRASGRDLPIWKAIVGTNMFAHESGIHADGAIKNPKNYEAFSPDEVGLQRQLVIGKHSGRASIVNKFKEYGEELDSQAADWLLAKVREVSVNLKRSLFDKEIVQLYRDYKRINKQ
- the nrdD gene encoding anaerobic ribonucleoside-triphosphate reductase, which codes for MLDVVKRDGRETKFNSEKISNAIKRAAEEAGSHLREGQVIDLVQKVITYIEMSEQERVTVEEIQNLVVRALKDSGLNEIAGNYSAYRDERTKVREIKSDLMTAIKKIGVETDRDNANVGNNFSSKLLRIASESNKWHNLASMPKHLAKAHENGDVYYHDLDSYNLTTNCLHIPTKEMLEKGFNTGYGTINMPRRIETAAELSCILLQSTQNDMFGGQSHPDFDNDMAIFIEPTREEIRNELVSYGLEGEKLEETIERKLVERVHQAMQGVVYNLNTMHSRAGSQVPFSSINLGIPHSKEAALVCEAFLLEYEKGLGRGEQPIFPNIIFRVKEGVNREPNDPYHYLYKLACRVAAKRMNPTFMNIDADFNKEYYDQGYMPATMGCRTYLMKNVNGEPGCKGRGNIAPTTINLPRIGILAKGDINKFFEIFDSRIELAKESLLHRYGILKQLRVKDLPFVAGQHLMKGAEGLDQNDSIEPILKQGTWGIGFIGLAETLVALTGKHHGESEEARELGVKIVTHLRNKCDRFIEETKLNWSCYATPAEGLSGKFIKQDQKMFGKLNGVTDKEYYTNSYHVPVSQPLSIKTKIEIEAPYHKLCNAGHISYLEVDDCPTGEAIMDILNYAYKNTNISYLGINFHIRYCRTCGTYLHSNESKCTSCGSTDIQGVSRVTGYLSLDERFGPGKYQEREDRITHTEKHNKNYKCV